Proteins found in one Neodiprion lecontei isolate iyNeoLeco1 chromosome 6, iyNeoLeco1.1, whole genome shotgun sequence genomic segment:
- the LOC107223646 gene encoding natterin-3 has protein sequence MPGYKWVPYTGMRATLPGMICAGRDADGASLVVGRATHNGDVLPAKAKPEHAVAYVAYGGQEHEKRQFEILMPADFHWVVERNGEVPYGAVESGTTRTGEKLYVGRGFQQGTPTVGKIHPSHGCLYVPFGGREVALREYEVLVQM, from the exons ATGCCTG GGTACAAATGGGTGCCGTACACAGGGATGCGGGCGACTCTCCCTGGGATGATTTGCGCTGGTCGTGACGCTGACGGCGCCTCTTTGGTCGTTGGTCGTGCGACCCATAACGGGGATGTTTTGCCGGCCAAAGCGAAACCCGAGCATGCCGTCGCGTACGTAGCTTACGGCGGTCAGGAACACGAGAAACGGCAATTCGAG ATTTTAATGCCGGCCGATTTTCACTGGGTTGTTGAACGCAATGGTGAAGTGCCGTATGGCGCCGTGGAATCCGGAACAACACGTACCGGCGAAAAGCTCTACGTTGGTCGTGGCTTTCAGCAGGGAACTCCGACCGTTGGAAAA ATACATCCGAGCCACGGCTGCCTGTACGTCCCATTCGGAGGAAGAGAGGTAGCCCTCCGAGAATACGAAGTTCTTGTGCAAATGTAA
- the LOC124295031 gene encoding uncharacterized protein LOC124295031, with protein sequence MGKKPNDQDQQIAIDGNFGSTLYLTGLSESWEPPHVCYAKREHVCDMADGGEEGRSCRSHGVRKSAPVVGDGVERVSVYMPNFQIFSFRLVLTAAAATSDPLRGRKDMINNDEYMRNVVNRKRRINGEPRIFEDRHGEISDVYFDVCIPESLAERRRKLGQARSPLD encoded by the exons ATGGAAACTTCGGGAGCACACTGTACTTAACGGGGCTTAGCGAAAGCTGGGAACCCCCGCACGTGTGTTACGCCAAGAGAGAGCATGTGTGTGACATGGCAGATGGCGGCGAGGAAGGGCGCAGCTGCCGATCCCATGGGGTGAGGAAATCGGCTCCCGTTGTGGGAGACGGCGTCGAGCGCGTGTCGGTATACATG CCGAATTTCCAGATCTTTAGTTTCCGTCTCGTCCTGACGGCTGCAGCCGCTACCTCAGATCCTTTACGAGG GAGAAAAGACATGATTAATAATGATGAATACATGCGCAACGTAGTGAACCGGAAGCGACGGATAAACGGAGAGCCAAGAATCTTCGAAGATCGACATGGCGAAATATCTGATGTCTATTTTGACGTCTGCATCCCTGAAAGCCTCGCAGAAAGGCGACGAAAGCTGGGCCAGGCTCGAAGCCCATTAGATTAA